In the genome of Candidatus Saganbacteria bacterium, the window GACCTCGAAATCACATGAGCGAGCTTCTGATCGAACTGCAGAGGCTTTATTGGAGATCGAAGAAGAAGAAGGGAAAACAGTTGACATTGTTGTAATGATCCAAGGCGATGAACCGTTGATCAACCCGGAGATGTTAGAGGAATCAGTTCAACCAATGATCAAGAACGAATCACTGGATGTGGTCAATCTAATGTCGCATCTAAAAGATAAAGAAGAACATGAAGATCCAAACGAAGTTAAAGTTGTTGTTGATCAAAATAATTTTGCGCTTTATTTTTCCAGGGAACCGATTCCTTCCCGGAAAAAAGGAGCAAAAGATATCCCTATGTTAAAACAAGTTTGCGTGATCCCTTTTCGGCGGGATTTCTTGCTTTTATTCAATCGCCTACAACCTATGCCTCTTGAGATTGCGGA includes:
- the kdsB gene encoding 3-deoxy-manno-octulosonate cytidylyltransferase, coding for MKKKKWEIIGIIPARMASSRFPGKPLALINGMPMIGHVYMRCKMSKILNEVYVATCDNEIADYIKMLGGRAVMTSKSHERASDRTAEALLEIEEEEGKTVDIVVMIQGDEPLINPEMLEESVQPMIKNESLDVVNLMSHLKDKEEHEDPNEVKVVVDQNNFALYFSREPIPSRKKGAKDIPMLKQVCVIPFRRDFLLLFNRLQPMPLEIAESVDMLRVLEHGHKVKMVLSEHQTYSVDTKEDLLKAEKIIAKDGLFKKYKIGSK